The DNA window GTTGAGTCGATTATCTCCGCTACCGCGAATGCACCCCACCCGGTATGGGCAGGTGTGGCGATGATGATGGTGGTAGGCGCAATTCTGTTAAGCGGACTGCTTCCTAAGATTGGAAATTATGTTCCGGCTTCGTCTATTGCAGGATTTCTGCTTGTGCTTGGCCTGTTTAAGACATTTATCCTTGATGCACCGGCGGCTTTAGCGGTTAATCCGGCGGTAGGAGGAAGTGCACTCGTTGTTACGGCAATCTCCAATCCATTTCTTGGTATGCTTGCCGGAATTGCAGCCAGAATTCTTGGCCTGTAATTCTTAGACTGTGATTTTTAGACTGTAATTCTTGGACTGTATAGGGAGGAAATCATTTATGAAAACCTATGAATTGAATCTTTTTGGTGTTAAACGGGAGCTGCCTTTTATCGATTTGGAGGACGATCTGGCCTTCGCCAGCTTCGTGATTATGGGAGATACGGAATTGATTATGGCCTGTGCACCGGAGCTTGTTAAGAAGATCGGGGACGTGGATGTGATTGTGACGGCGGAAGCCAAGGGAATTGCCCTGGCCTATGAAATCAGCAGAATCCTCGGGAAAAAAGAGTTTATCGTTGCAAGAAAAAGCATTAAATCTTATATGAGCGGAGTGGTATCGGTTTCCGTGCATTCCATCACTACCTCAGGGGAGCAGCATCTGTATCTGGATGGTCATGATGCGGAGAGGATCCGGGGAAAAAGAGTGTGTATTGTTGACGACGTGATTTCTACCGGAGAGTCTCTCTATGCACTGGAAGCGCTGGTTGAAAGTGCAGAGGGAATTGTCATTAAAAAAGCAGCGGTTCTCGCAGAGGGAAACGCGGCAAAGAGGGATGACATTATCTTTCTGCAGAAGCTACCGTTATTTCAGAAATCTGATAACGGAAGCTATGAAATCAAGGCATAATGATTGCAAAGGTGGACATTATACCCGGCGTATACCGGTTATTATACATATAGCAGAAATACGTGTGTTATATTCCGTCGCCGCCCTTATTCGCAAAGTGGATGAAGCCCCATATTCATGAATCGGATATGAAATTATAACGGCTGCAGGAGTTTAGCGTAAGAAATTCAGGATAAATAAAAAGAAGGCAGATATTGCACATTCCGGCTGGGAGTGAGGAATATCTGCTTTTTCATTTACTATAAATAAGAATGTGGAATGAATCTGATCATAATAAAGTTCACATAATATTTCAGAGCCGGCCCATTATTTGCGGACCGGACAACTATCATAGATGCAGCGGAAATAATGCTGATAAATAATAAAGTTTTGAATTTGTATTAGAAATGGAATAAACGGCTGAATGTGTAACAGTTACTGTTCACTCGGGAGCTATTTCGCGAAACGTGTTATTGTTCACAGCGCAATGCGATATGAACAATAACGTGTAACACGATTATTATAAAGATATCTTCGCCATTCAGTTGTAATCTTCTTTAAAAATGATAAAATAAAAAAGGCAGACAAAAGTCAGCGAGGAAGTATTTAACAAGACAGCGGATAACAAGACAGCGGATAACAAGACAGCGGATAACAAGACGGCAGTTATCAAAACAGCAATTTGCAGAACAGCATTTAACATCACATCTGCCCTCCGATTCGTAATAATAGACCAAAATACCAAAATAAAAACAAGGAAAAAATCATGAAATCAAAAAATAGAAAAATCGATTTAATATTTAGATTTCTTCAAGGTTCAAAAGGCTACTTTGCAGTGGCGGTAGCCGCGTCGCTGATATCGACCGTATTAAATGCGCTGACACCGCAGATTTTCCGTTTCAGTGTAGATGAGGTGCTGAGCGGAAACGGCGGTAGTTATCTGTCGGATAAACTCTGGGTGCTGGCTTTGATGATAGTGGCCGTTGCGGTAGCCTCGGGAATTTTTACCTATATAAGCCGTACCAATACGGCAAAAGCAGGTGAGAATTTTGCGAAAAATTTAAGGGATACATTATTTATCCATGTCCAGAAACTTCCGATGAAGTGGCACGACAGGCATCAGACAGGAGATATTATTCAGCGGTGTACTTCCGATGTGGAGGTAATCCGCGGTTTTGTCGTGACACAGCTTCTGGAGGTGTTTCGTACGGCATTTCTTGTGGTTATTTCTTTTGTTATGATGTTTTCCATGAACGTGAAGCTGTCCTGCATCGTTTTGCTGTTTGTACCCGTCGTAATCGTGTATTCGACGGTATTTTATAGGCTGATAGCAAAAAGGTTCACCACCGCGGATGAAGCAGAGGGAGAACTTTCCACTGTGGTGCAGGAAAATGCAACAGGAGTCCGGGTGGTACGTGCATTTGGCCGTGAACAGTTTGAAATGGAGCGGTTTGATGAGAAGAATAATGCTTTTGCAAAACTGTGGATCCGCCTGGGGACTTTATCCGGCCTGTACTGGGGGATTGGCGATCTGATAACGGGACTGCAGGTGGTTGCGGTTATTATTTTCGGAGTCATGGAAGCGGTAAACGGCTCCATATCTGTAGGGGAATTTATCGCGTTTGCTGCTTATAATTCTACGCTCGTGTGGCCGATCCGCGGCCTCGGCCGTATCCTGTCGGATATGAGTAAAGCCGGCGTTTCTTTTGAACGAGTAGACTATATCATTCGTTCCGAGGAAGAGGAATATGGAAAAGGGGAGGAATCCGAAAAAGGAAAATCATGTGATGCATCCCGGAGGAAGAATACAGAATCTACCGGAAAATATGATATTTCCTTCCGCCATGTTTCCTTTGGCTATGAGGAAGGAAAAGAGGTGCTTCGGGACGTTTCCTTCACGATCCCGGAGGGCCGGACATTTGGTATTTTAGGCGGAACGGGAAGCGGAAAATCCACGGTTATCCAGCTTCTTTCAAGGCTGTATGAGCTGGACGGAAATAAGGGAAGTATCTGTATAGGCGGCAGAGCGATTCAGGATATTCCGATTGAGGCGCTCAGGAGAAATATCGGGATGGTGTTGCAGGAACCGTTTTTATATTCCAGGACAATTCGGGAAAATATTGCGGCTTCCGTTCCGGATGCATCGATGGAAGAGATCCGGTATGCGGCGCAGATTGCGTGTATCGACGACGCTATCATGAACTTTCCGGACGGGTATGAGACACTTGTCGGAGAGCGGGGAGTCACTCTGTCGGGCGGGCAGAAACAGAGGATTGCCATTGCAAGAATGCTGCTGCAGAAAGCGCCGATTATGGTTTTCGACGATTCCTTATCGGCCGTCGATTCCCAGACGGATTATAACATCCGTCATGCGCTGAAAGAGCATATGAGGGAGGCAACGGTAATCCTGATCTCCCATCGGGTAACCTCACTGATGGGAGCAGACGAGATAATGGTGTTAAATCAGGGGAAAATAGAAGAGTGCGGAACCCATGGGGAACTGATACGGAAAAATGGAATCTACCGCAGGATTTATGAAATCCAGATGAGCCGGGATGACAGAGAGAAAATGGAGGAATAAAAGATGGCTGCGTACGAAGAACAGGAATATAACAGTCCCTTCAGCTTCGGGATATGGATGAAGCTGTCTCCATTTTTCAAACCGTATAAAAAGTTTTTCGCAATTACGCTGGGGCTCAACATGCTGCTGGCGGGCGTAGATATCCTCGTACCGCTGTTTCAGAGCTATGCAATTGATACGTTTATCATACCCGGCCATATGAATGGCCTTGGGATATTTGCACTGATTTATATCGCAGTCATTATAGGCCAGACAGCCTGCGTCTACCTGTCCGTCCGTGCGGCGACGGTGATCGAGATGAATGTGGGAAAAGATTTAAAAAGAGCGCAGTTCCAGCATTTGCAGACACTGTCATTTTCCTACTACAATACGACGCCTGTGGGTTATATCCATGCCCGTGTCATGAGCGACACGCTGAGGATAGCGGGGATGATCGCATGGGGGCTGGTGGATATGTTCTGGGCCCTGATTTATGTGGTCAGCGTATTTGTGATTATGTTTATCCTGAATGCCCGCCTGGCGCTGATTATTACCGTGATTGTCCCATGCATCGCCTTGCTCACGATGTATTTCCAGAACCGGATTCTAAAATGGAACCGGAAGGTCAGGCGGATTAATTCCCAGATTACCAGTTCTTACAATGAAGGCATTACCGGAGTTAAGACGTCAAAGAGCATGGTGATAGAAAATGACAATGAAAACCGGTTTTTTGAAAGAACATCGGATATGCATCATGCGGCGATCCGTTCGGCGAAGCTGAATGCGGTCTATATCCCGGCTATTTTATTTTTCAGCTCCGTGGCATCCGCGGTTGTATTGGCAAAGGGCGGATATATGGTGCAGGAGAATCTCATAAAACTTGGGACCTTGTCCGTATTTATCTCTTATGCGGTCGTTATCTTTGAACCAATCCAGCAGCTTGCCAGACTGCTGGCCGATCTCATTTCCTGTCAGGCGAATATTGAGCGGGTGATGGACCTTCTGGAACAGAAGCCGAATGTGGTGGACCGGCCCGATGTGCTTGCGAAGTATGGGGATGCTTTTTCACCCAATAAGGAAAATTGGGAACGGATCCGAGGAGATATTGTGTTTGAGGATGTTTCCTTTATGTATCCGGACGGTAAGGAATATGTATTGGAGCATTTTAACCTTCATGTACCCGCCGGTATGAATGTCGCGATTGTAGGCGAGACGGGTGCAGGGAAGTCTACGCTTGTAAACCTCGTGGGCCGCTTTTTTGAGCCGACCAGGGGAAGAATCCTGATTGACGGTGTGGATTACCGCGAGCGGTCGCAGTTGTGGCTTCACAGCCAGATTGGCTATGTGCTGCAAAACCCTCATCTGTTTTCGGGAACCGTCCGGGAGAATATCAGATACGGACGCCTGGATGCCTCGGATGAAGAAATCGAGGAGGCCGCTGAACGTGTGTCCGCGGATAAGGTGGTCTCGAAAATGGAAAAGGGGTATGACAGCGATGTGGGCGAGAGCGGCGGCCTGCTGTCGACCGGTGAGAAGCAGTTGATTTCATTTGCGCGGGCAGTTCTTGCCAACCCGGCTATTTTTGTTCTGGATGAGGCGACTTCCTCAATCGATACACAGACGGAAAAGCTGATCCAGGATGCAACGGACCATCTGCTGAAGGGACATACTTCGTTCGTGATTGCCCACCGCCTTTCCACAATCCGCCAGGCGGACTTGATCCTGGTGGTAAAGGATGGAAAGATTATAGAGCGGGGCAGCCACCTGGAACTGCTGAATAAAAAGGGATATTACTATGAACTGTATTCCAGGCAGTTTGAGGAAGAGGCGGCTATGAGAATATATGCGGGGGAACCGGAAAAGGCGAATCAGGAAAACGAGTTTTGACAATTTCCATTATTGCACCATCCCATTATTGCACCATCCCATTATCGCACCATCCCATTATTGCGCCATCTCATTGCTGCGTCATTCAATTATTGACTTATTTCATTATACCATCATTCCATCATTCCAGCCCCCCCCTTTCCATGTATCTGTAATCTCATTTTACCGATACATGGGAGGGGGGATATTCTTATCATAACCAACAATTCACCTTTACCAATCATGCCTCATTTCCTGCAAGTTGTGCAGAATTTTTCACAGCCCCTAAAAATTATGGTAAAGTGACACCATCAAAAGCACCGCGGTTTTATCGGGTGCACACATAGATACAGGGAGGTAGAATATGTTAGCAATTAATATGGCAGATGTGGTAAATGTATTAAATACCTGCAAACCATATCTTATCGGCTTTGCCGTCGTGCTGGTACTTGCGGTTATTGCAATCGTGGCAGTGCACAAGATGCAGGCGCACAAGAGGAAACTGGTGCGCGCCGAGGCGGGGATCGCAATCCTTTTGGCGCTCGTTGTAACCGTAAATTTAATCTGCTGGGGACCTATGTCCAGCATGATTTCACTCGCAACCGGTAACGGCACAATATCCACGGAAACATCCGACGAGGCGACGGAACTTTGTACGGAGATTGCGGAGGAAGGAATCGTACTGCTGAAAAATGAGGGAAATACGCTTCCCCTGGCAGGCGGCAATTTAAATGTGTTTGGCTGGGCATCCACCAACCCCTGCTACGGCGGTACGGGTTCCGGATCCCTGTCCGATGCCTATGAGACCGTAAGTCTTCTTCAGGGCCTGGAGAACGCCGGTTTCAAGTTGAATACCGAACTTTCCGATTTCTACACATCCTACCGCGCGGACCGTCCCGTAGTCGGAATGTGGGAGCAGGACTGGACGCTTCCTGAGCCGACGGCCGATTCCTACAGTGCAGAGCTGCTGGATAACGCCAGGGCATTCTCGGATACGGCAATGGTGGTAATTACACGTGTCGGCGGTGAGGGCGCGGATCTGCCGCTGGATGTCAGCCAGGTGACTTATACAAATAACTCCGACAGCTATAACGATTTTGAGCCGGGAGAACATTTCCTCCAGCTTGATAAGACGGAGAAAGATATGATCGATCTGGTCTGCTCCAACTTCGACAACGTCGTTGTGGTTTACAATGGCGCAAACGCCATGGAACTCGGTTTTGTTAACGAGTATGAGCAGATTAAAAGTGTTGTATGGTGTCCGGGAACCGGTCAGTCCGGCTTTAACGGCCTGGGAGCAGTTCTGAGCGGAAAGGTGAATCCGTCCGGCAGAACCAGCGATACCTTTGTATTTGATTTGGAAACAACGCCTACGTCAAATAATTTTGGAAACTTTACCTATGACAATATGGATGAATTCAAGGTGACCCAGACCGGCTTTACCGGCAAAGAGGAGATCACGACCCCATCCTTTATCGATTATGTGGAGGGCATTTACGTAGGATACCGTTTCTACGAGACGGCTGCGGCCGAGGGGCTGATCGATTATGACAAAACCGTTCTTTACCCCTTTGGATATGGACTTTCCTACACGGAATTTACACAGGAAATGGGAGAAATCTCGGAGCAGGACGGAAGAATAAGCTTTGATGTAACCGTGACTAATACCGGGACTACCGCCGGTAAGGATGTGGTGGAAGTCTATTACAATCCGCCTTATGAGAACGGTGGAATCGAAAAAGCTTCGGCCAACCTGATTGCATTTGACAAGACGGATTTGCTTGAGCCGGGAGCTTCCCAGACTTTGACCATCACATTTACAGCGGAAGATATGGCGTCTTATGATTACCGGGATGCAAAGGGGTATGTGCTGGATGCGGGCGACTATATCATCAGCATCAACCGCGATTCCCACAATATCCTGGCAGAACAGACTTATACCGTGGATGAAACCATCCGCTACACAGGGGAGGAAGGACGTTCCACCGATGTACTTACGGCAACCAACCTGTTTGACTACGCGGCGGGAGATCTGACTTACCTTTCACGCAGGGACGGATTTGCCAACTATGAGGCGGCAACGGCCGCACCGGCAAGCCTGACGCTTAAGGACGAAGAAAAAGCGCTGTTCATCAACAACAGCAATTATAATACGGAGAGCCTGAACCTGGCGGACGATGAGATGCCGGTGACAGGAGCTAAGAACAGTATCAAACTGGCCGACCTGCGCGGCGCATCCTATGACGATACGCGGTGGGAAGACCTGCTCGACAATATGACGGTCGGCGACATGGATACGGTCATTGCCCTCGGCGGATACCAGACCTCGGCAGCGGGCAGCGTCGGAAAGGTGCAGACCATCGACTGTGACGGCCCGGCTTCCATCAACAATAACTTTACAGGAACCGGCTCCATCGGCTTCCCGTCGGCAGTTATGATCGCATGTACCTGGAATGAAGACATTGCGGAGGCATTTGGACAGAGTATCGGAAAGATGGCCGATGAAATGGGAGTTTCCGGCTGGTATGCACCGGCTATGAACATCCACCGCTCCGCATTTGCAGGACGTAACTTTGAGTATTATTCTGAGGACGGTGTGCTGTCCGGAAGGATTGCGGCAAAAGCGGTCATCGGGGCGGAGCAGTACGGTGTATACGCTTATATCAAACATTTTGCATTAAATGATCAGGAGACAAACCGTACCAGCATGCTGTGTACGTGGACGAATGAGCAGGCAATCCGTGAAATTTACTTAAAACCGTTTGAGATTGCGGTGAAAGAGGGCGGAGCCAAGGCAGTCATGTCTTCCTTCAACTATATCGGTACCAGATGGGCAGGCGGTTCCTCCGAGCTGTGCAACACAGTACTCAGGGACGAATGGGGATTCAAAGGATTTGTGCTGACCGACTACTTCGGTGTTTACGGTTACATGAGTTCGGATCAGGCAATCCGGAACGGCACCGACGCCATGCTGGTGGCATACGACACAGAAACAAACCATGTAAAAGATACGAAGAGCGCAACCGGAGTGAAGGCAATGCGCCAGGCATGCAAAAATGTGATGTATACGGTAGTAAACAGCCGTGCCTATGAAGCGGAGAATTTACAGACCGGATTGCTGCCATGGCAGATAATGGCGATTGTGATTGATGTCATCCTTGCGGCCGGCATTCTCGGTCTGGAACTTGTAGCTGTGAAACGCTACAAAAAGAGAAGCGGTGAGGCGCCAGTCCTGGAATCCGCACCGTTAAATGATTCAGAGGATTCCAAGCTTTAAAGAGGGAAAAGAAAGAGCGGGTGCATTTATGAAACATATGGATATCATAGAAAAAATGACGGTGGAGGAAAAAGCGGCATTCTTAAGCGGCAAGAATGAATGGCAGAGCCGGGATATCCCGCATCTCGGCATTCCATCCATCTTCTGTGCGGACGGACCTCACGGCGTGAGGAAGCAGGCGGGCGAGGGGGATCACCTTGGGTTGAATCCCTCTCTGCCGGCAACCTGTTTTCCAACTGCGGCAACGGTCGCAAACAGCTGGGATGAGGAGCTGGGTGAGGAACTGGGCCGGGTATTGGGCGCCGAGGCGGCAGCCCTTGGGGTGAATGTGCTGTTGGGCCCGGGCCTGAATATGAAGCGCAGCCCGCTCTGCGGCCGGAATTTCGAGTACTTTTCCGAAGACCCGTACCAGGCGGGAAAAATGGCCGCATCCTATATCAGGGGCATACAGAGCCAGGGAGTGGCGGCCTGCCCGAAACACTTTGCGGTAAACAGCCAGGAACTCAGGCGAATGGCAATGAACGCCGTCATTGATGAGCGTACTTTGCGGGAAATCTATCTGACCGGATTCGAGATTGCGGTAAAAGAGGGCGGGGCCAAAGCCCTGATGACCAGTTATAATGAGATAAACGGAACGTATGCGAATGAAAATGAGCATTTGCTGAAGGATATCCTCCGGGGCGAATGGGGATTCGACGGGATGGTAGTGACGGACTGGGGCGGTTCCAACGACCATGTCCGCGGCGTGGCATGCCGTTCGAACCTGGAGATGCCGACGCCGGGGCTGGACTCCGCAAGGCAGCTTCTCAAAGCGCTTGACGAGGGCAGACTGACCATGGAGGAGCTGGACACCTGCGTGGACGATCTTCTCGACGCGGTGCTGTCGCTGACGGAAAACAGCCGGGCCGGCGCAGGAGCGGAAGAAGGGAAAGAGACAAAGCCAGAGGAAAAGCCGGACGGAGAGACAGCCGGACCAGCAGATAGAAAGTCAGGTAAAAGTGCTGCCGGATTCGACGCGGCGGCTCATAATGCCATAGCATGGAAGGCTGCGTCGGAGAGCATTGTGCTTTTGAAAAATGTGCCGGATCCGGAACCTCTGCTGCCCCTTAAAAAATCATGCAGCGTGGCATTGATTGGAGACTTTGCAATTCGCCCGCGGTATCAGGGAGCCGGTTCCTCTCTGGTGAATCCGATTATGGAAATCGCAACGATGGAAACCATGATTTCCGGCTATCCGCTCGTCAACGCCGGATGCGCGGCGGGCTACCGGCGCACCGGTGAGGCGGATGAGGCGCTGAAAAAAGAAGCGCTTGATTTGGCGCAGAGTGCGGATGTGGTAATTTACTGCTTTGGACTCAACGAGATCAGCGAGTCGGAGGGAATGGACCGCAGCCATATGCGGATTCCGCAGAACCAGATTGAACTGCTGGAAGCGCTCGTAAAGGTAAACAGCAATATTGTCGGTGTATTGAGCGGCGGTTCCGCGGTTGAAATGTCATGGCACCACTGCTGCAAGGCGATTGTCCACGGTTATCTGGGCGGCCAGGCGGGAGCGGGCGCCATGCTCGATGTGCTGACCGGCAAGGTTAATCCGTCCGGAAGGCTCGCCGAGACATATCCGGTACGGTATGAGGATACCCCTGCATTCCGCTACTTCCCGAGTACGGAGCGGAATTCGGAATATCGGGAGAGCCTGTATATCGGCTACCGGTACTACGACACCGCCAGGGTCCGCGTGCAGTACCCCTTTGGTTACGGCCTGTCCTACACGTCTTTTGTCTACAGCGGGCTGACGGTGACGGAGACAGGGGTAACCTTCTGCCTTGAGAATACCGGGGAATGTGACGGCGCGGAGGTGGCGCAGCTTTACGTCGGGTGCTGGGACGGAGCCGTATTCCGCCCGGAAAAGGAGCTGAAGGGATTTAAAAAGGTATTCCTGAAACGGGGAGAGAAAAAACAGGTTTCAATCCCGTTTGACGATAAGACATTCCGGTACTGGAACGTTGCGACAAACCAGTGGGAGACGGAGGCGGGAACCTACCAGATTCTGGTCGGCGCCTGCGTGCTTGATATCCGGCTCAGCGGCAGCATCACTCGTACGGGAACAACGGACAGACTGCCCTATGAAGGTCTGGAACTGCCGTCTTACCGTACCGGCTTTATTCAGAATGTGGATCGGGAGGAGTATGAGAAACTTCTTGGGCATCCCCTTCCCTCCGGCAAGTGGATGGGAGAACTGGGGCTCAACGATGCAGTCTGCCAGATGTATTATGCAAAGAGCGGACTCGCCAGGCTCATTTATAAGGTGCTGACCGATAAAAAGAATAAAAACGAGGCGGCCGGGACTCCGGACCTCAACTTGCTGTTCCAGTATAATATCCCGTTCCGGGCGATTGCCAAGATGACGGGAGGTATGGTCAGCATGGAAATGGCGGAGGGGGCTGTGACCGTGGTGAACGGACATTTCTTCCGGGGAATCGGACGGATTATAGCCGGATTCTTCCGCAATTTAAAGGCGAATAAGCAGTATGAGAAGAAATTAGGGAACTGAACACACAGGCTGCTTTCCGCGAGGCGTTTTCACATGATTATTTGTGAAAATCCCGAGTCGTGCGGCTGTTTCCCACGGGGTGTCCATCAGCGGAATCGGTTGGAAAATAAGGAGGCGCAAGACAGTTGAAAAAGATATATGACAGTTGGTCAGGGCGTTATAAGCAATTTGAAGAACAGCATCCAAAACTGTCGAAATGGGTTTATCAGATTTTTTACTTTTTTGTTTTCAGCATGGGAGTTACGATCTTTCAGTATCTGGTGTTCACATTCATGCCGGGAATGCTGGGAATCGGCCTGGCGGGAACGGAATTTATGTGGCCGAAGAAGGAACTCAGCATCCTGGGCGTGGATTTTACATGGAGCCTGCTGGGATATAACGTACTGCGGGACGCTTCCGGAGCGGTGGTCATCGGCGGGGGGCTGGGATATTTTATCAGCTATGAGGTGGGCTCATTCCTCGCCCAATGTATTAACTTTCCACTGCAGAGAAATATTACCTTCAAGAGCCATGGAAATCCCGCGTACCAGGCAATGTGGTATTTTATCGCGTGGGTTGTGATTTCCCTGATCTGCAACGGATTTAATAATCTCTGGATGCCGATTGCCTACAGTTACATGCCGCCTGCAGTTTATAATCTGCTTGTGACATTTATCACGGGCGGAGTTTCCATGGTGATATTCTTCTTTGTATTCAAGATTATTTTTCCGGAAGGCACTCCACAGGAATCAAAACAGACAGGGTAAACCAGTTGTCCTTGGACTGAAGGGTCATAGAGCCGCCGTACTTTTGTGCGGCGGCTTGAATGCTTTTAAGGCCGTAACCGTGATACTGGGTGTTGCCCTTCGTTGTGCGGGGAAGCCGGCCGGAATTGAACTCCAGTGGAGTTTCCGTATAATTTTCAAACTGGATCATTAAAAACTGGTTTTTCCTGAACATGGACAGGGTCACCAGACGTTTTTCCGGATCTTCAAACTGGGAAACGCATTCGATGGCATTGTCCAGGGCATTGCCGAAAATGGAGCAGATATCTTTTACATGCATAAAGGAAATGAGACTTCCGTCCGCCATACAGGTGAAGGTAATCTCTTTCTGGGAGCAATAAGTGCTTTTCGTGGTAAGCACGACGTCCAGCACCCGGTTTCCGGTATTGGTCAGGGCTTCCTGCGTGAGAATAGCCTGTTCCATTTCCGCCAGATATTGATTACGTTTTTCCGGATCTTCCTCCGCCCGGATGGCAATCATGTAGTGTTTTAAGTCATGAAATTCCCGGCGCAGCAGCTCCACATTATCGATGGACATGCGGTACTGGTCATACTGCCTCTGGAGCATCACGTTCATGAGCTGGTTTTCGCCGCGCATCCGCAGCTCCTCCCGTTTTTCCATCTGGGCGGCCAGCATGACGAGGCCTCCAAAATCCACGAGAGTGCGGACATACAGGATCGAACTGGTGGCGCTGGAAAACGGAGTGTCCGGCATGATAAAGCTCAGATTGCTGATAGTAAATGCCGCCAGTACAATCGTGGTGGCGCCCACCAGCTCTTTATTTCCCACATTCATATTCTCATCCTGCGGAATGTGCTCACGTTCCAGAAACCAGTATACGAAATAGACCACCAGATACACCACAGTCATAATAGCCGCGGTTATGAAGAAATTGTACAGCTGGAAATGAACCACCAGCCAGACATTAAGCTGCCACTGCAGGGAGGCGGCAAATTCCGCCAGCACAAAGGCGCGGATACAGCAAAATCCTGCATCCTGGGGCGTCACATCGCATATCCGGAAGATAAACAGATACATGCAGAAAGCAGCGCCCAGCATCCCGGGTATCCAGAGAAACAGCGGGGCAATTCCGGCCAGGTGCTGATAGAGCAGAAACCATAAAAGCATTCCGGCAAACGCGCCGTAAAGCTTTATTCCGGAAATTTTTCTTCGCAGCATCATAATATAGGAGACGCACGCCGCCCACTCGGCAATGGCCGTGCATATCCTGGGCGTGTCCATCAGGTTGGCAATATTCATCGCTGTATGCCCCCCACATAATCGGTAAATGAATCCAGAAAAATTTTCTTGCGGGCGCGGCTGACCGGCAGCTCCGTCCCGTTCGACAGGCGGACCACATTAGGAAGGAGAGCGGTGACGTGCAGAAGGTTCACCAGATATGCATTGTGGCATTTGGCAAAACCAAGGGGCAGAAGTATTTCCTCCATGCGTTTTAAGGGCCCTGCGGTCCGGAAACCGCCTTTCTCCGACTGTACGAGGATATCGTGCTTCTGGCTTTCGATGTAATATATCTGAGCCGTATCCAGACGGAGCTGTCCGCCGTCCGTATCCAGGGTCAGGTAAAAACGGTTTTGCTTTTTCTCAATCTGTCTCGCCGCCTTGTGCAGAATCTGCGAGAATGCAAGGTAGG is part of the [Clostridium] symbiosum genome and encodes:
- a CDS encoding phosphoribosyltransferase family protein: MKTYELNLFGVKRELPFIDLEDDLAFASFVIMGDTELIMACAPELVKKIGDVDVIVTAEAKGIALAYEISRILGKKEFIVARKSIKSYMSGVVSVSVHSITTSGEQHLYLDGHDAERIRGKRVCIVDDVISTGESLYALEALVESAEGIVIKKAAVLAEGNAAKRDDIIFLQKLPLFQKSDNGSYEIKA
- a CDS encoding ABC transporter ATP-binding protein, encoding MKSKNRKIDLIFRFLQGSKGYFAVAVAASLISTVLNALTPQIFRFSVDEVLSGNGGSYLSDKLWVLALMIVAVAVASGIFTYISRTNTAKAGENFAKNLRDTLFIHVQKLPMKWHDRHQTGDIIQRCTSDVEVIRGFVVTQLLEVFRTAFLVVISFVMMFSMNVKLSCIVLLFVPVVIVYSTVFYRLIAKRFTTADEAEGELSTVVQENATGVRVVRAFGREQFEMERFDEKNNAFAKLWIRLGTLSGLYWGIGDLITGLQVVAVIIFGVMEAVNGSISVGEFIAFAAYNSTLVWPIRGLGRILSDMSKAGVSFERVDYIIRSEEEEYGKGEESEKGKSCDASRRKNTESTGKYDISFRHVSFGYEEGKEVLRDVSFTIPEGRTFGILGGTGSGKSTVIQLLSRLYELDGNKGSICIGGRAIQDIPIEALRRNIGMVLQEPFLYSRTIRENIAASVPDASMEEIRYAAQIACIDDAIMNFPDGYETLVGERGVTLSGGQKQRIAIARMLLQKAPIMVFDDSLSAVDSQTDYNIRHALKEHMREATVILISHRVTSLMGADEIMVLNQGKIEECGTHGELIRKNGIYRRIYEIQMSRDDREKMEE
- a CDS encoding ABC transporter ATP-binding protein gives rise to the protein MAAYEEQEYNSPFSFGIWMKLSPFFKPYKKFFAITLGLNMLLAGVDILVPLFQSYAIDTFIIPGHMNGLGIFALIYIAVIIGQTACVYLSVRAATVIEMNVGKDLKRAQFQHLQTLSFSYYNTTPVGYIHARVMSDTLRIAGMIAWGLVDMFWALIYVVSVFVIMFILNARLALIITVIVPCIALLTMYFQNRILKWNRKVRRINSQITSSYNEGITGVKTSKSMVIENDNENRFFERTSDMHHAAIRSAKLNAVYIPAILFFSSVASAVVLAKGGYMVQENLIKLGTLSVFISYAVVIFEPIQQLARLLADLISCQANIERVMDLLEQKPNVVDRPDVLAKYGDAFSPNKENWERIRGDIVFEDVSFMYPDGKEYVLEHFNLHVPAGMNVAIVGETGAGKSTLVNLVGRFFEPTRGRILIDGVDYRERSQLWLHSQIGYVLQNPHLFSGTVRENIRYGRLDASDEEIEEAAERVSADKVVSKMEKGYDSDVGESGGLLSTGEKQLISFARAVLANPAIFVLDEATSSIDTQTEKLIQDATDHLLKGHTSFVIAHRLSTIRQADLILVVKDGKIIERGSHLELLNKKGYYYELYSRQFEEEAAMRIYAGEPEKANQENEF